Genomic window (Azospirillum lipoferum 4B):
TCAATCAATCCACAGCGCTGCGGCCCGCGCAATGGGTCACTGCGACCTCAGATCCGCCGCAGCGGGCGCCGGGCGCTCCACACCCCGGCCAGGAACGGCAAGGCCAGCACGACCTGCAGGGCGGCCCAGCCCAGCGCCTCCCAGTTCGGCAGGGTCCAATCGACCTCGTGCAGGGCCTCCATGAAGGGAAGCTGGCCGTAGATCAGCGATTCGAGCGGGACGAACCCCTCGGCCACCACGGTCAGCAGCGCACCCAGCAGCAGCCCGAAGCCCAGCAGCGACTCCACCGGCATGCGGCGGACGGCGCCGCACAGCCCGCGCGGCTCGCCATCGTCCACCGGGACCGCCGGGCGGAACAGGCTGGCGATGCCCAGCGTATCGCGCGTTTCCGCCCCCACCGGGCGGCGGGCGGCGCGGATCAGCCCCAGCGCCGGCAGCGCCACCGCCGGGATCAGCAGGTAGGGGTTGGGGAAGTCGCGATAGCGGCCGTCATAGACGATCAGCAGCGACCAGACCAGCGCCACGCCGCCCAGCGCCACGGCGCTCCACCGCCCCACCCGCTCGGTGCGGGTCAGGGCCGGGCGGGCATGGCGCAGGCCGACCAGCGGCTCCAGCGCCAGTCCGCCGCTGGCCAGCGTGCGGTGGGCGGTCAGCAGCACCGCCAGCACCAGCGCGGCGGTCAGCGCCAGCATGCCCACGGCCAGCGTGGTGTCCTGCCAGTAATGCTTGCCATGCGCCGCGACGAAGCCGGCGCGGACATAAAGCGTGGACAGCGCCTGCGCCAGCAGGATCAGCACCACCCAGCCGCTGCCCGGCAGATGGCGGCGCAGCAGGGCCAGCCCGCCCAGCAGCACCAGCGCCAGCCCGCTGGAGATCGTGAACAGCCAGGGCCAGGCGACAGTGCCGACGACCGGACCGGCCAGCGAGAATTTCGGCGTGCGGTCGGCGTTGTAGAGGCCCCAATGGCCGCCGACGGTGCCCTCCAGCTTCGCCTTCCATTCCTGGTCGAAGGCCTCGATCACGTTGTAGTCGAAGCCCTCCTGCTCGGCCATGCGGACGAAGGCGTTGACGAACTTCGCCTTGTTGACCAGCCCCGGCACGGCGGCCCCGCGCGAGCGGCCTTGCGTCGGCCAGCCGGTCTCGCCGACCAGGATCGGCTTGCCGGGGAAACGCTGGGCGATGCTGCGGTAGCTCTGGCGGATGCGCTCGGTCGCGCCCTCGACGCCGGCCGGCACATCCTCCCAATAGGGCAGCAGGTGGATGGTCAGGTAATCGACGTGATCGGCGATCTGCGGGTATTTCAGCCACCATTCCCACACGTCGGCATAGGACACCGGCTGCTTCACCGCCGCCTTGACCCGGTCGATGTAGCCGGTCACCTGCTCCGGCGTCAGCTCGCGCCGCAGCAGCACTTCGTTGCCGACGATGACGCGGGTGATGACGTCGGGATAGCGGTTGGCGAGATCGATCAGCGAGGCGATCTCCGCCTCGTTCTTCTCGGCCTTGGAGGACAGCCACGCCCCCATGGTGACCTGGATCCCGTGCCGGCGCGCCATCTCCGGCACCACCTGCAAGCCTTCCAACGAGGTGTAGGTGCGGATGCCGGCCACCTGCGGCGCCAGGGCTGCGAGGTCCTCCTCGATCTGGGCATCGGTCGGGAAGACCTGGGTCAGCGGGCTCTGGCCGTCGCGGAAGGGGGCGAAGGACACGCTGCGCAGCTTGCCCCCCGGCGGCGGATCGAGCGGCACCGGGCGGTTCGGCAGGGACCAGACGGCGAGATTCGCGAAGCCGGCGACGAGGATCGCGGCGAGGATGAGGATCGGGCGCATGGGCGGGATGTCTACACCAAAGCCTTGACGGTTTGAACGAGGACCGTCGCACCAACAGGCCGAAGGGCGTTTTTATTCACCGGCTCCGAACGGAAAATGGGCGCACCCCCCGGAGGAGACGCGCCCAGTCGGTCAAGGATTGAGTGACGTGCCATCGTCACGGAATTGTAAACGTGCGGAAGGGGAGATTATTCCGGCGGGGGGTGTGACTTTGTGGGGAAGTCCTCGGCCCCCTCCCCATCCCTCCCCCTCTTCGAGGGAGAGGGGGCAGGAGCTTTGAAGGAGCGCAGCGGAGTTCCCTCCCCCGCCCAGCGGGGGAGGGTTAGGGTGGGGGCATTCGTAAGCCAACACCCCTCCGAAAAACTCACCGCTCCACGAACGCCTTCTCGATGACGAAGCCGCCCGGCTCGCCGTTGGTGCCCATGACGAAGCCGCGCTTCTCCATCATCGCGGTGGTCTCGGCCAGCATCGCCGGGCTGCCGCAGATCATCACGCGGTCCTTCTCGGCGTCCAGTTCCGGCAGGCCGAGGTCGCTGTACAGTTTGCCCGTCTCCATCAGCGTGGTCAGACGGCCCTGGTTGCGGAAGGGCTCGCGCGTCACGGTCGGGTAATACAGCAGCTTCTCCTTCACCTGCTCGCCGAAGAACTCGT
Coding sequences:
- a CDS encoding glycosyl hydrolase family 17 protein; the protein is MRPILILAAILVAGFANLAVWSLPNRPVPLDPPPGGKLRSVSFAPFRDGQSPLTQVFPTDAQIEEDLAALAPQVAGIRTYTSLEGLQVVPEMARRHGIQVTMGAWLSSKAEKNEAEIASLIDLANRYPDVITRVIVGNEVLLRRELTPEQVTGYIDRVKAAVKQPVSYADVWEWWLKYPQIADHVDYLTIHLLPYWEDVPAGVEGATERIRQSYRSIAQRFPGKPILVGETGWPTQGRSRGAAVPGLVNKAKFVNAFVRMAEQEGFDYNVIEAFDQEWKAKLEGTVGGHWGLYNADRTPKFSLAGPVVGTVAWPWLFTISSGLALVLLGGLALLRRHLPGSGWVVLILLAQALSTLYVRAGFVAAHGKHYWQDTTLAVGMLALTAALVLAVLLTAHRTLASGGLALEPLVGLRHARPALTRTERVGRWSAVALGGVALVWSLLIVYDGRYRDFPNPYLLIPAVALPALGLIRAARRPVGAETRDTLGIASLFRPAVPVDDGEPRGLCGAVRRMPVESLLGFGLLLGALLTVVAEGFVPLESLIYGQLPFMEALHEVDWTLPNWEALGWAALQVVLALPFLAGVWSARRPLRRI